The proteins below come from a single Chryseobacterium capnotolerans genomic window:
- a CDS encoding fumarate hydratase, which translates to MDFRYQDPYPIQKDDTVYKKLTSDYVKVEKLGDREILTVDPKGLELLAEEAMADVSFMLRSSHLESLKRIIDDPEATDNDRFVAYNLLQNAAVAAEGALPSCQDTGTAIVMGKKGENVYTGVDDGEFLSRGIFNTYQKRNLRYSQVVPLTMFDEKNSGSNLPAQIDIYAKKGDYYEFLFLTKGGGSANKTFLYQKTKSLLNEKSLEEFIKEKISDLGTAACPPYHLALVIGGTSAEANLAAVKKASAKYYDNLPTEGNEAGQAFRDLEWEAKVQKICQESAIGAQFGGKYLTHDVRVIRLPRHAASCPVGMGVSCSADRNIKGKITKDGIFLEQLEQDPKRFLPATPPHLEEAVEINLNKPMPEILAELSKYPIKTRLKLNGTLIVARDIAHAKIKEIIDSGKPMPEYFKNHPIYYAGPAKTPEGMASGSFGPTTAGRMDVYVDEFQSHGGSMIMLAKGNRSQDVANACNKYGGFYLGSIGGPAAILAKDNIVSVDVVDFPELGMEAVRKIEVKDFPAFIITDDKGNDFFADLAH; encoded by the coding sequence ATGGACTTTAGATATCAGGATCCGTATCCAATTCAGAAAGATGATACGGTGTATAAAAAGCTTACATCAGATTATGTAAAGGTTGAAAAATTGGGTGACAGAGAAATCTTAACCGTTGACCCAAAGGGGTTGGAATTATTGGCTGAAGAGGCTATGGCGGACGTTTCTTTCATGTTGCGTTCTTCACACTTAGAAAGCCTTAAAAGAATCATTGATGATCCTGAAGCTACCGATAATGATAGATTTGTTGCTTATAATTTATTACAAAATGCTGCTGTAGCGGCAGAAGGAGCGCTTCCTTCCTGTCAGGATACAGGAACGGCGATTGTAATGGGTAAAAAAGGAGAAAACGTTTATACAGGAGTGGATGACGGTGAATTCTTAAGCCGTGGAATCTTCAATACCTATCAAAAAAGAAATTTAAGATATTCTCAGGTTGTTCCTTTAACAATGTTTGATGAGAAAAATTCAGGATCTAACCTTCCGGCGCAGATTGATATTTATGCCAAAAAAGGAGATTATTATGAATTCTTATTCTTAACAAAAGGAGGAGGTTCAGCGAACAAAACATTTCTTTACCAAAAGACAAAATCTTTACTGAACGAGAAATCTCTTGAAGAATTCATCAAAGAAAAGATTTCAGATCTTGGTACAGCAGCTTGCCCGCCTTATCACCTAGCATTGGTAATTGGAGGAACTTCAGCTGAGGCTAACCTTGCTGCTGTGAAAAAAGCTTCTGCAAAATATTACGACAATCTTCCAACAGAAGGAAATGAAGCCGGTCAGGCATTCAGAGACCTTGAATGGGAAGCTAAAGTTCAGAAGATCTGCCAGGAAAGTGCCATTGGTGCACAGTTTGGAGGAAAATATCTTACTCACGATGTAAGAGTAATCAGACTTCCAAGACATGCTGCTTCTTGTCCGGTAGGTATGGGTGTTTCATGCTCAGCAGACCGAAATATCAAAGGGAAAATTACCAAAGACGGGATTTTCCTTGAGCAGCTGGAACAGGATCCGAAAAGATTTTTACCTGCTACACCTCCACATCTTGAAGAAGCGGTTGAAATTAATTTGAATAAGCCAATGCCTGAAATTCTGGCTGAGCTTTCAAAATATCCAATCAAAACAAGATTAAAACTGAACGGAACATTGATCGTAGCAAGAGATATTGCTCATGCTAAGATCAAAGAAATCATCGATAGCGGAAAACCAATGCCAGAATATTTCAAAAACCACCCAATCTATTATGCAGGACCTGCAAAGACACCTGAAGGAATGGCTTCAGGGAGTTTCGGACCTACCACTGCAGGAAGAATGGATGTGTATGTAGATGAATTCCAGAGCCATGGCGGAAGTATGATTATGCTGGCAAAAGGAAACAGAAGTCAGGATGTTGCCAATGCTTGTAACAAGTACGGAGGATTCTATCTTGGATCTATCGGTGGACCGGCAGCTATTCTGGCGAAGGATAATATTGTGTCAGTAGATGTGGTAGACTTCCCTGAATTAGGAATGGAAGCAGTAAGAAAGATCGAAGTAAAAGACTTCCCGGCATTCATCATTACGGATGATAAAGGAAATGATTTCTTTGCAGACCTAGCTCATTAA
- a CDS encoding helix-turn-helix transcriptional regulator produces the protein MGDQQGKELVFRSENIEINMQHLSASEGSPKSYLLEPTSSFNLLFLLSPDIHLKAHDCDTQFLFKKNQYILHYSSRKNKAELWTDSEENLKYLHIQLNYQYISNLINSESNREGAEILENMIHNNFIFLQKTTPPNMTVEMHIILKEILTYSKKGVMQKLFIEAKIIKLLILIFEQFNEKNTLEIVSKTPEMVKKFIDENYHRNIKAEEIGKLIGVNQNLIRKEFKAEYHITISHYISELRMLKARKLITDKDIMIKEIAIECGYEYLQNFTRAFKKKFGVSPEHLRSNK, from the coding sequence ATGGGGGATCAACAGGGAAAAGAGCTTGTTTTCAGATCAGAGAATATTGAAATTAATATGCAGCATTTATCTGCTTCTGAAGGCTCTCCAAAATCATATCTACTTGAACCTACTTCAAGTTTCAATCTTCTGTTCTTATTAAGCCCGGATATTCATCTGAAGGCTCATGATTGTGATACGCAATTCTTATTTAAAAAAAACCAGTATATCCTTCATTATTCATCACGCAAAAACAAGGCAGAATTATGGACTGACAGTGAAGAGAATCTTAAATACCTTCATATTCAACTCAATTATCAATATATTTCAAATCTTATCAACTCGGAAAGCAATAGAGAAGGGGCAGAAATCCTGGAAAACATGATCCATAATAACTTCATCTTTCTTCAAAAAACCACTCCTCCCAACATGACCGTTGAAATGCATATTATTTTAAAAGAAATTTTAACCTATTCTAAAAAGGGAGTCATGCAAAAGCTGTTTATTGAAGCAAAAATCATCAAACTGCTGATTCTCATCTTTGAACAGTTTAATGAAAAGAATACCCTGGAGATTGTATCAAAAACTCCTGAAATGGTAAAAAAATTCATTGATGAAAATTATCACCGGAATATTAAGGCAGAAGAAATCGGAAAGTTGATAGGGGTCAATCAAAATCTTATCAGGAAAGAGTTCAAAGCAGAATATCACATTACGATCAGCCACTACATTTCGGAACTTAGGATGTTGAAAGCCCGGAAACTTATTACAGACAAGGATATTATGATTAAAGAAATTGCTATTGAATGTGGATATGAATATCTTCAGAATTTCACCCGCGCTTTTAAAAAGAAGTTTGGAGTATCACCGGAACACTTGCGGAGTAATAAATAG
- a CDS encoding T9SS type A sorting domain-containing protein, which translates to MIGDLYFAVRNLGIGILLMAGGTLGAQQTCNNTNPGSNAGDLGCVTFIYRGQPVTYTTVRTVDGNIWLQQNLGSERVAEAMNDDKAYGDLFQWGRWDDGHQLRSSSTVSSPSVNSPDGLQNGSFITGSPAWWSGNGLTDKWEGSGFSEVGETVGIDPCKAIGAGWRLPTQANWADVIDIAGIYTPLKAYEGILKLPMGGFRGSSDGSFTSVGQKGYYWSSTPTGIGGKYLFIGTTIANPSAGASRGQGSSVRCIKIESELGTSDINLKKNAVEVFPNPVKGMLTVKSTFLIEGLKIINTVGQSVPASFSDNQINMNSLPSGLYMIELKLKNGESVVKKIMKN; encoded by the coding sequence ATGATTGGAGATTTATATTTTGCAGTGCGAAACCTGGGAATAGGAATATTGCTGATGGCAGGAGGTACGTTGGGAGCTCAACAAACCTGCAATAATACGAATCCGGGCAGTAATGCTGGAGATCTGGGGTGTGTGACCTTTATTTATCGCGGACAACCAGTTACTTACACTACAGTAAGGACTGTGGATGGAAATATATGGCTTCAGCAAAATCTTGGGAGTGAAAGAGTAGCAGAAGCAATGAACGATGATAAAGCCTATGGAGATTTGTTTCAGTGGGGAAGATGGGATGACGGGCATCAGCTGCGATCTTCGTCTACAGTTTCTTCTCCTTCTGTGAACTCTCCGGATGGTTTACAGAATGGGTCTTTTATTACAGGATCTCCAGCATGGTGGTCTGGTAATGGACTGACTGACAAATGGGAGGGTTCAGGTTTTTCAGAAGTGGGTGAGACCGTTGGAATTGACCCATGTAAGGCTATAGGGGCAGGCTGGAGACTACCTACTCAGGCAAATTGGGCAGATGTTATTGATATTGCCGGAATTTATACCCCTTTAAAGGCTTATGAAGGAATTTTAAAATTACCGATGGGAGGTTTCCGTGGTTCCTCAGATGGAAGTTTTACATCTGTAGGACAAAAAGGGTACTACTGGAGTTCTACTCCTACGGGAATTGGTGGTAAATATTTGTTTATAGGAACTACCATTGCCAATCCCTCTGCAGGAGCTTCAAGAGGGCAAGGGTCTTCAGTAAGATGTATAAAAATAGAATCAGAGCTTGGAACGTCTGATATTAACTTGAAGAAAAATGCTGTTGAGGTTTTTCCTAATCCAGTAAAGGGAATGCTTACTGTAAAAAGTACTTTCTTGATTGAAGGTCTAAAGATTATTAATACTGTAGGACAAAGTGTGCCAGCTTCATTTTCAGATAACCAGATTAATATGAATAGCTTGCCTTCAGGTTTATATATGATAGAGTTAAAATTAAAGAACGGAGAATCCGTGGTAAAGAAAATTATGAAAAATTAA
- a CDS encoding alpha-amylase family glycosyl hydrolase gives MKKLYSAALLFITMLAFGQINYTISPNPFNETDAITLTIPGDQIDESAWGVTNNSIYIWSWSFDTNYQSSQDCPTNGSWNNSNDLNKLSYNAATDIYSITLTPTAFFGRTGIGRFGFLLKDKTGAHQTSPDIFVNVGILNLSLTNPSANSLTTVPVGSSINITATTNVNTTFQLKANGVVVNSTSAPSQSYSYSYTVTEDASMELIATEGSNSKSAAFILQVPRNVVSEAIPDWIRQGINYSPINPTKVGLALYAPHKNFVHVIGSFNNWTVNDTYLMKRDTVNPDLYWIELNGLTPQQLYTFQYRTNDLRRVADPYSPQILSSYDDPWISSSTYPNLPAFPAGQGFEVSTFKLGQTPYNWQAGNFQRPAKEDLVVYELLLRDFTQEKNWQSLINKISYLKNLKINAIELLPIMEFDGNLSWGYNTSFHYALDKAYGTPEKFKEFVDLCHQNGIAVILDVAFNHATGRSPLVRLWNIDPDGDGYGDVAANNPYFNQVPKHSYNVFNDFNHSSPSTQYYVERCLQQWLTEYRIDGFRWDLTKGFTQNCSENDENCTNAYQQDRVDIMKHYADKQWALDPNSYMIFEHLGTDAEEQQWANYRIAEGKGVMLWNKQTEPYNQNTMGYKDNSNYDRMNHSLHGFTNMHAVGYGESHDEERLMFKNLAYGAINGSYSVKNLNTALERMKTFGATFFTIPGPKMIWQFGELGYEFSINRCADGSISNGCRTDEKPVAFTLGYDSDVNRKAVYDTWAKIIDIRNTHPVFKSKTYSIESNNLANDPDGLITRIYVYDSTINGMKNVVVLANYSTAVQNITPYFPYVGQWKNLMDDTVSNIVSTTELITLQPGEFRIFGNNAGSLSTSDVNAANKLSLQIADNPIKNGFAKLIFNKARNGEIIIFEMSGKKLDAFKLDKENGTYELKVSYPPGTYLVHLKSETGIAIQKMIVK, from the coding sequence ATGAAAAAATTATATTCCGCTGCTTTGTTATTCATTACAATGTTGGCTTTTGGACAGATTAACTATACGATTTCTCCAAATCCGTTTAATGAAACAGATGCAATTACCCTCACAATTCCCGGCGATCAGATTGATGAATCGGCCTGGGGAGTAACTAATAATTCAATTTATATCTGGTCATGGTCCTTTGATACCAATTATCAGAGCAGCCAGGATTGTCCTACCAATGGAAGCTGGAATAATTCCAACGATTTGAATAAGCTTAGTTACAATGCTGCAACCGATATATACTCAATAACACTGACGCCAACAGCCTTCTTCGGGAGAACGGGTATCGGAAGGTTTGGGTTTTTATTAAAGGATAAAACCGGTGCACACCAGACATCCCCTGATATCTTTGTAAATGTAGGTATTTTGAACCTGAGTTTAACTAATCCTTCGGCCAACAGCCTTACAACAGTACCGGTTGGAAGTTCGATCAATATTACCGCAACAACGAATGTAAATACTACTTTCCAGCTTAAAGCGAATGGAGTAGTGGTGAATTCTACCTCTGCTCCTTCTCAATCTTATTCTTACAGTTATACAGTTACAGAGGATGCCAGTATGGAGCTGATTGCTACAGAGGGGAGCAATTCCAAAAGTGCAGCATTCATTCTGCAGGTTCCCCGGAATGTGGTTTCTGAAGCTATTCCAGATTGGATCAGGCAAGGAATAAATTACAGTCCAATAAATCCTACTAAAGTTGGGCTTGCTTTGTATGCTCCTCACAAAAACTTTGTTCATGTGATAGGAAGTTTCAATAACTGGACGGTGAATGATACTTATCTGATGAAAAGGGATACCGTAAATCCGGATCTTTACTGGATTGAGCTAAATGGATTAACTCCACAGCAGCTTTATACGTTCCAGTACAGAACAAACGATTTGAGGAGGGTAGCAGACCCTTATTCTCCACAAATTTTATCTTCTTATGATGATCCGTGGATTTCATCTTCCACATATCCGAATCTTCCGGCATTTCCAGCTGGCCAGGGCTTTGAGGTTTCAACATTCAAACTCGGGCAAACTCCTTATAACTGGCAGGCAGGCAATTTTCAAAGACCAGCTAAGGAAGATCTTGTAGTGTATGAGCTGCTGTTAAGAGATTTTACCCAGGAAAAAAACTGGCAGTCTTTGATTAATAAAATCTCATATTTAAAAAATCTGAAAATCAATGCTATTGAATTGCTTCCAATTATGGAGTTTGACGGGAATCTTTCATGGGGATATAATACTTCCTTCCATTATGCCTTAGACAAAGCGTACGGAACTCCTGAAAAGTTCAAAGAATTTGTTGACTTGTGCCATCAGAATGGGATAGCTGTGATTTTGGATGTAGCTTTTAACCATGCCACAGGGCGCTCCCCTTTAGTAAGGCTTTGGAATATTGACCCGGATGGTGATGGCTATGGTGATGTGGCGGCTAATAACCCTTATTTCAATCAGGTCCCTAAGCACTCTTATAATGTATTCAATGATTTTAACCATAGCAGTCCTTCAACTCAGTATTACGTTGAAAGATGTCTTCAGCAATGGCTGACAGAGTATCGTATTGATGGCTTCCGTTGGGACTTAACAAAAGGTTTTACCCAAAACTGCTCTGAAAATGATGAAAACTGTACCAATGCTTATCAGCAGGACAGAGTAGATATTATGAAACATTATGCAGATAAACAATGGGCCCTTGATCCAAACTCTTATATGATATTCGAACACCTTGGAACGGATGCAGAAGAACAGCAGTGGGCTAATTACAGAATAGCAGAAGGAAAAGGAGTGATGCTTTGGAATAAACAAACAGAGCCTTACAATCAAAATACGATGGGGTATAAAGATAACAGCAATTATGACCGTATGAATCACAGTCTTCATGGCTTTACCAATATGCATGCTGTAGGGTATGGAGAAAGTCATGATGAAGAAAGGCTGATGTTTAAAAACCTTGCTTACGGAGCTATTAATGGAAGTTATAGTGTGAAGAACTTGAATACAGCTTTAGAAAGAATGAAAACATTTGGAGCCACTTTCTTTACCATTCCCGGTCCAAAGATGATCTGGCAGTTTGGAGAGCTGGGGTATGAATTCAGTATCAACCGATGTGCTGATGGAAGTATCAGCAACGGATGCAGGACTGATGAAAAACCTGTAGCTTTCACATTGGGATATGATAGTGATGTTAACAGAAAAGCAGTCTATGATACATGGGCAAAGATTATTGATATCAGAAATACCCATCCGGTATTCAAATCAAAAACGTATAGTATAGAATCCAATAACCTTGCAAATGATCCTGATGGATTAATCACAAGGATTTATGTGTATGACAGTACCATCAATGGAATGAAAAATGTAGTCGTTCTGGCGAATTATTCTACAGCCGTACAAAATATTACGCCTTATTTTCCGTATGTTGGACAGTGGAAAAATCTGATGGATGATACCGTTTCAAATATTGTTTCAACTACGGAACTCATTACTTTGCAGCCTGGAGAATTCAGAATTTTTGGAAACAATGCAGGATCTTTATCTACTTCTGATGTGAATGCAGCAAACAAATTATCCCTTCAGATCGCTGATAATCCGATCAAAAATGGGTTTGCTAAACTGATTTTCAATAAAGCCAGAAACGGAGAAATCATCATTTTCGAAATGAGTGGTAAAAAGCTTGATGCGTTCAAACTCGATAAAGAAAATGGTACTTATGAACTGAAGGTCAGTTATCCACCCGGAACTTATCTGGTTCATCTGAAATCAGAAACAGGAATCGCTATTCAAAAGATGATTGTAAAATAA